The Falco cherrug isolate bFalChe1 chromosome 3, bFalChe1.pri, whole genome shotgun sequence genome segment GGCGAGTAATTAAgccagggtgtgtgtgtgtgtgtaaattgGGGGGTAATTAGCCCcgggtggtggggtggtgggtggtgtAAATTGAGGGATAATTAGCCCGGGGGGGTTAATTAATCCCCTGGGAGGGTAATTAGCCCTGGGGAGGGCAGTTAATTTCCGGGGGGGGCGGTgtaaattggggggggggggggggggggggcaattAGTCTGAGTTCTGGGGCAATTAATCCCCTGGGGGGTAATTAAACAGGAGGGGGTAAACTGGCGTTATAATTAGCTGGGGGGGGTTAAATAAACCTGGGGGGGGTAACCTGGGGGGTAAGTAGCCCGGGGGGGGCCAGACTGGGGGAATAATtaccccgggggggggggggggggtaattAAACCGCTGGGAGAGGTGCTGAGCCCACCGGGGGTGGGTTCGGGGGGGGGCGTGGTTTTGCCTAAGTCACGCCCCCACGGAGGGGGCGGGCTCGGCGGCTGCGCCCTGCGCGTGCGCGGCGCCCTCCCTTTTGGGCGGGGGCCAGAGAGAGGGAGGTGCGCGATCgaggggggcggggcagggaaggggcagagcgGAGCGGTGATTGGTTAGCAGGGGGAGCCGTGAGGGGGGCTGATTGGCGGGAGGaccggggggggcggggcggtgGCGGGTTGTGGCCGCCATTTTTTTTCCGCGGAGGTTGCTGGGGTGGTTTGTTCCGCGGACGTTACTGGGGCAGCCGGGCCCGGGActtccaccccccccccccccccccccccccccccccccccccccccccccccccccccccctccccgggccgcTCCGCCCAGCGCCGCTGCCGCAGGTGAGAcccgcttccccccccccccccccccctccctttcgCACGGTACCGGGCCCCGCGGGCCGCTCACCTCAGGCCGGGCCCGGCTCCGGGCCCCcgggcgcggccccgccccgcccccccgcctcACCGGGCCCCCTCAGCCGGTACGGTTCTGTGGCCCCGGTACCGGCTCCATCCCGGTTTCCCTCCCCCGGTGCCGGCTCCGTGTCTCCCAGTACCGGTTCCCCACCGCCCCCATCCGGCCCCGGTTCCCCCTCACCCCCATCCCGGTTCCCCTTTCCCAGTACCGGTTCCCGCATGGCTTCCTCAGACTGGGACCAGTATGACACCCCCCCCGACCAGTACAGGCTCCTTGGGACCGGTATGGCACACACCCGCACCCCGGACCAGTATGGGCTCCCCGGGACCAGTATACACACACATCCCTCCCCCGGGACCAGTATGCCTCCCCACACCAGTACAGGCTCCCCGGAGCCAGTATGATCCCCCTTGGGACCAGTATGACTCTCCCTAGACCAGTATGGGCTCCCCATGACTAGTATGACCCCCCCCGGGACCAGTATGGGCTCCCTAGCACCAGTATGACCCCTCCCTGACCAGTATGGGCTCCCCCCAGGACAAGTTTGACCCCCTCCTGGACCAGTATGACCCCTTCCAGGACCAGTATGATACACACACATCCCATACCAGTATGACCCCTCCTGGGCCTATGGTCCATCCCATACCAGTATGGCTCCCCCAGTCACGCACAGTACTAGTACACCTGTCCAGTACTGGAGTGGGTCTCCCAGTACTGGGCGAGTATTCCGGTCCTGGCCCACCCAGTTTctccccccagcatcccagtTCCCTCCAGTCCCATCCTCGTTTCTCCCCCACTCCATCCCAGTCCTGTCTGAGTTCCtcccagtcccctcccagttcgttcccccccccagcatcctaGTCCCATCCCAGTTCCCCCGACCCAGTTCCAAGCCAGTTCCCCCCTATTCCAGACCACTTCCTCTCAGTTCCCCCCAGCCTCCGCAGGTAAACTGAGGCCCAGAGGCCCCCCTCACCAGTTCCACCTCCCGGTGTGTGTCCCCACTCTACTGGGCCATACTGGTTTCACTGGGTCCCTAGAGCCCCCTGGGACCCTTGAAATGGGGAGAGGGGGGGCACTAGGGACCCCGGGACCCctgaaatggggaggggggggcactAGGACCCCtgaaatggggagggggagtgGGGCTGAAACCCCtgaaatggggagggggcaaCCTTGGTACTCCTGAAATGAGGAGGGGGGCACTGGGACCCCAGGACCCCTGAAATGGGGAGGCGGGCACTAAGACCCCTCGGAGCACCTGAGACCCctgaaatggggaggggggcactGGGGACCCCGGAACCCCTGAAATGGGTGGGGGCACTAGGACCGCTCGGAGCACCTGGGACCCCTGGTATTGATGGGTGAAGCCTCGGGGGgtcctgcccctccccccccacttTCGGGATGCCGGTAGCGCCCCCCTGTGGACACTCTCGGTAGACCCAGCCcatttggggctggggggtggggaggagggggcaagGTAAACCCCCGCCCCCTCATTGAAGCCACGCCCCCAGGTCTGACACCCCTCCCCCTAACCATTTCCCCTGCCCTTTTTTAAAGACACATACACCCCTTATTGCCCGAAGGGGTCTCCCCTTTCCCAATGGTCCTAAACCCCGCCCCCCATGTCAGGCCGCGCCCTCACCAGTGAGGACCCGCACCCTCcggtgtgtccccccccccatttttaaaGACACATACAGCCCTTATTGCCCAAAGGGggttttccccttcctcctaGGTCCTAACCCCTGCCCCCCCGTCGAGGCCACGCCTCTCGGTGAAGCCCCGCCCCTGGTCTGACACCCTGCCCCCTAACCTTTCCACCTGCCCCTTTTTAAAGACATGTACACCCCTTATGGCCCAAAGGGGATCTCCCCTGTCCCCAGGTCCTAAGCCCCGCCCCCATCGGGGAAGCCCTGCCCCCATAGGTCCCCGCCCCCCATTTTTAAAGACATACACCCCTTATTGCTTAAAGGTGGTCATCCCTTACCCCTAGGTCCTAAGCCCTGCCCCCTGCTGAGGCCTCTCCCCCTTCAGTGAAGCCCTGCCCCCTCGTTGAGGCCACACCCTCTCGGGTTCCTGCCTCCCCATTTTTAAAGACACATACACCCTTTCTTGCCCAAATGTGGTTTCCCCCCTAGGTCCTAAACCCCGCCCCTCATGGTTAAGCCCCTCCCCCAGGTGAGGCCCCACGCCCCTGTCTGACGCCCAGCCCCCTTCCCCAGATCTCCCAGTACATCCAGAGCCGGTTCTACTGGTCCCCTGAGGTGCTGTTGGGGCTGCCCAACGACCTGGCCATAGCCATGTGGTTCCTGGGCTCATCCTGGTGGAGATGCACATGGGCCAGCCCCTCTTCAGCGGTGCCAACGAGGTGGGTGGGGcctggggggggaagggggagggttTGGGGTGGGACCACAGGGGGGGTCATCgggggggggtcagggtgaggtGGGGGAGCTTGGGACGTGCCCTGACAGGGTCGAGGTGGCCTTGGGGATGTGGAGGAAGATGTCAAGAAGGTCATGGTGGCCTTGGAGACCATGGAGGTGGCCCAAACATGGTCATGGTGGCCTCAGGGGACCATGGAGGTGGCCCCAACATGGTCATGGTGGCCTTGGTGTCCATGGGGACATTCTTGACAGGGTCAAGGTGATCTTGTGGACCATGGAGGTGTCCCCCAACATGGTCAAGGTGGCCTTGGGGACCATGGGGATGTACCCAAGATGGTCATGGTGGCCTCGGGGACCCTGGCGAAATGATTGAGAGGGTCAAGGTGGCCTTGAGGACCATGGAGGTGGCCCCAACATGGTCAAGGTGGCCTTGGTGACCATGGGGACATCCTTGACAGGGTCAAGGTGGTCTTTGGGACCGTGGAGGTGGCCCCAATGTGGTCATGGTGGACTTGGGGACCATGGAGGTGGCCCCAACCTGAAGTTCAAGGACTTGGTGCGGCGGATGTTGGACAAGTCCCGGTGGCGCATCACCCCCCTTCTCTGTTCTCCAACACAACTTTTTGAAGGACATCCACGATAaagccaccagcaccaccaagaGCAGCGCTACCAGCCCCACCATGGAGCAAAGCGCCAGCACCACCAGCTCTGTCCTCCAGCtcaggtgggatggggatggggtggtgggtggtATCTAAGGGGGATTGGGAGGttgaggaaggagggggaagaggcgTGGTTGGGTCATCAAGGTGGAGGTTGAGGTGGGTGGTGGCATGTGGAGGCACCACAAGGTCTTTGTTGAGTCTCAGCAGGTTCTGAGGAACCACCACAAGATCTTGTGGTCCCACCAGGCTCCAGGTCTGAGGAACCACCAGAAGATCCTGTGGCCCACCAGGCTCCAGGTTCTGATGGGGTGGTGGCCCATGGATCCGCCAGAAGATCTTGTGGTCCCACCAGGCTCCAGTTTCTGGTGGGTGGTGGCCCATGGAGCCACCAGAAGGTCTTTCTCCAGNNNNNNNNNNNNNNNNNNNNNNNNNNNNNNNNNNNNNNNNNNNNNNNNNNNNNNNNNNNNNNNNNNNNNNNNNNNNNNNNNNNNNNNNNNNNNNNNNNNNNNNNNNNNNNNNNNNNNNNNNNNNNNNNNNNNNNNNNNNNNNNNNNNNNNNNNNNNNNNNNNNNNNNNNNNNNNNNNNNNNNNNNNNNNNNNNNNNNNNNNNNNNNNNNNNNNNNNNNNNNNNNNNNNNNNNNNNNNNNNNNNNNNNNNNNNNNNNNNNNNNNNNNNNNNNNNNNNNNNNNNNNNNNNNNNNNNNNNNNNNNNNNNNNNNNNNNNNNNNNNNNNNNNNNNNNNNNNNNNNNNNNNNNNNNNNNNNNNNNNNNNNNNNNNNNNNNNNNNNNNNNNNNNNNNNNNNNNNNNNNNNNNNNNNNNNNNNNNNNNNNNNNNNNNNNNNNNNNNNNNNNNNNNNNNNNNNNNNNNNNNNNNNNNNNNNNNNNNNNNNNNNNNNNNNNNNNNNNNNNGTCCCCGTGGCCTATGTGGACCACCCCCACCCTGAACCTCGATGCTTTTGGTTCCATCAGCTTCATCACGGTGCGGCTGGGAGGCCGAAGGCACCGGGACTCGGGTCGCGAGCAGCTGCGGCGCTCAGCCAAGGTCTTCAAGTACCCGCATTACAACGAGACCAACAAGGACGGTGACTTGATGCTCCTCAAGTTCCTCCTGCCCGTCCACGTCAACAAGGAGGGTGAAACCGTTACCATTGGCTTCCCATTGCCCCGTGCCTGGCAAGACCTGCCAGATCTCGGGGTGGGGGTCCACCACCAGCCCTGAAGGTACGCTGCTGGTCACCTggggccctgggggggggggtgggggtaacACCGAGATGCatgtccccctccccagggacccAGTGGTCCACCCAACGTCCCCTTCCCAATCTTTGGGTCCCACCTTAAGCACCAGAGGGCATCTGGGTGACCTGGTGGGGCCATCAGGAAGCCTTGGAGCTCTTGGTTGGTGCCAAAAAGAGGAAGGGGGTGGGAGATGAGCTCCCAAGGCAGACAACAGGTCCGAGGTGGGATGGATCCAGGTTGGATCCCTTGGTCCATCCATCCTCGGGTGACCTCGTGTCCCTCCGTCACCCGCAGTCACCTTCCCTGAGGACCTCCACTGCACCAAGGTCACCATCGTCTCGGAGGAGCAGTGCCGGCGCGTCTACCCCAACTCCATCACCTCCAACATGGTCTGCGCCGGCGAGTCCCGCAGTCGGGCTGACTCCTGCCAGGTGGGGGAGGGGCGCCGGCATTTCAGGGGACCTCTGGTGAGGGGGAGGGGGTGACATCCCACCCAGGGGACGTTTTGGGTGTAGAAGGGGCAGAACTGGGTGCAGCTGGCAGCGTGTCCAGGTGATTCTGGGACAGTGCCAGAAGTGGCCACCAGATTTGGGGTGATGATGGGGGGCGAAGGGGGTCTTGCAGtgaccccaccaccaccacctcaccCCACCTCTCGCCTCCTCAGGGTGACTCCGGGGGCCCCCTCATGTGTGACGGGCGGCTCCAGGGTATCGTCTCGTGGGGTCCGGGGGTCTGTGGGGACCCCAAGAAACCCGGCGTCTACGTCAACCTCTGCAAATACACCCAGTGGCTCCAGGAGACCATGAGGAGGAactgagccccccagccccaacgACCTGGGATGGACCCTacagctcctcctcctcctcctcctcctccctgatGGTGGTCCCCAGAGCCGGCCGGTCCGAGCGCTGGGGTACACACCGGGGGGAGGAGCAGGAGTTGAAATGTCGGTGAATAAAATTTTCTGACGTGGTTTTTCACCACGTCGTTCACGGGTGGAGGACAACTGTGGCAGGTCAAggggccctgggctgccccaggTCTGGCAGGGGTAGGAGAAAACCCAGGTCACCATCTTTGGGGTAGACCCATGGTCCCTGGCCATGGAGTAGACCCATTAACCCTACCATTGAGCAGATCTGATGGCCCCACCATGGAGTAGACCCATTGACCCCACCATGGAGTAGACCCATTGACCCCACGGTGGGGCAGATCTGATGGCCCCACCATGGGGTGGACCTGTTGACCCCACCATGGGGCAGATCTGATGGCCCCACCATGGGGTTGACCTGTTGACCCCACCATGGGGCAGATCTGATGGCCCCACCATGGGGTTGACCTGTTGACCCCACCGTGGGGTAGACCCGTTGACCCCACCGTGGGGCAGATCTGATGGCCCCACCATGGGGTTGACCTGTTGACCCCACCGTGGGTCAGATGATGGCCCCACCATGGGGTTGACCTGTTGCCCCCAGCATGGGGCAGATCTGATGGCCCCACCATGGCATTGACCCATTGATGCCACTTCAGTAGACCCGTTGACCCCACCATGGGGTAGACCCATTGACCCCACTTCAGTAGACCCGTTGACCCCACAATGGGGTAGACCCATTGGCCCCACTGCAGCAGACCTGTTGACTTCACCATGGGGCAGATCTGATGGCCCCACCATGGGGTTGACCCATTGACCCCTCCGTGGGGCAGACCCAACCCACTGGACCATTTTTGGGGTCATCAAGGCTCTTTCCAACACCACAGGGGGACAAAATCCAACTgggtccccccctcccccgcacGAACACCAAGCCCCTGAGCCACGTTCTCCTGGGTTCTTCCATCCCAACTCCACCTCCAACATCTGCCCCCAGGAAGACAACCCACCCCCAAAGGGGACAACTCCAGAGGGAGCAGAAGGGGCCAAATTGCCCAACCTGGGGGTAATGTGGCAGGAGGATTGGAGTTGTTTTGCCCCCCCCATGAGGAGCATCCACCCAAGGCCACGTTGGTGGCACCGAGCAGTGAGAAGTCAACCGCTGGAGGCCAAATCCACCCAACACCTGGAGCTGAGGCCTCTATTTTGCGGGAAAAGGTGGAGGGTGAGGGGGGGTTCATTCTGGTCCCACCACGGTGGGATGGAGGTGGAGGTGACACCACCTTGGTTGTGACGCGTCTATGGGTTGGGGGATGTAGAAGAACCTGGAGGTCTTTACCGGTGGAAGAGGAGACGTGGTGAGGTCAGAGCGTCATGTGTCGTCCCCGTGgcgcagcagggcagggagcgaCGCCGGGTCACCTTGCGCAAGGTGTCcccctccctttcttcccccacGTGGTGGTGGCCCGGCGCGTTGGAGGGCGTGGGACTTGTCTGGCCACCGCGGTGGGGCAAGAGGGTTTGGTCCAGGGCCAAGtccccagggaggtggaggagcAGTTGGCTGTCATCACTTGGGCCACCGGTGGCCACCGGGGAGTTGCCGGTCTTGCTCGGGGTTTCACAAGGAGGttcaacaccccccccccctcccatttGGCAACGACAAAGGAGGTTGGACTTGGAGGGTCCCACCGTGGTGGCCACCAGGTGTGGTGGGCTCCTACACTGGGGTCCAGCACGAGCAACTCCATCAGCCTTGGGGAGTTGGGCAAGGTGCTTGGTGGGATCTCATCAACGTGGCCATGGAGGTCTGGTCGATGTGTCCATGGAGGTCTGGTCAACATGTCTGTGGAGGTCTCGTCAATGTGTCCATGGAGGTCTGGTCAACATGTCTGTGGAGGTCTCGTCAATGTGTCCATGGAGGTCTGGTCAACATGTCTGTGGAGGTCTCGTCAATGTGTCCATGGAGGTCTGGTCAACATGTCTGTGGAGGTCTCGTCAATGTGTCCATGGAGGTCTGGTCAACATGTCTGTGGAGGTCTCGTCAATGTGTCCATGGAGGTCTGGTCGACGTGTCCATGTAGTCCGGTCAACATGTCCATGGAGGCTGGTCAATGTGTCCATGGAGGTCTGGTTGACATGTCCATGGAAGCTGTTCGACGTATTTGTGGAGGCCTGGTCAACGTGTCCATGGAGGCCTGGTCTATGTGTCAGTGGAGGTCTGGTCAACGTGTCCATGGAGGACATCCTCCTCCAGGGTCTGAGTTGACTCCCTGGTGCCCCCCAACCATCCTCCAGGGTTCAGTCGAGATGTTTACGGAGGTGGAGGTGACATGTCCGCGTCCGTGGGGTCCGATGGGTCACCATGTCCATGGAAGTGAAGTTCAACCATCCCTTGGTCAGGTCACGAGGACCATCACAGAGCTGGGTCCTGCGGGCCACCAAGAGCCACCAGCAGAGGAGAAGACACCAGGTGGCACCCATGGGTGGACACAGAGGTCACCAGGTCCATGTGGAAGGACCACAGTGGGTGACAGCGGGTGAGGTAAGTGTCCGCATGGCCATGCCACCACCGTGGCCATGGCCACCGCAGCCGAGGAACCAGCATCTGCCACCGCCACCCCTGTGTCACCCCTGTCCCCTGAGCCACCTCTCGTGTCACCCAGGGCCACCCACCGTGTCAcccagggcaggggcacctCTCGTGTCACCCAGGGCCACCATCCATGTCACCCAGGGCCACCATCCATGTCACCCAAGGCCACCTACCGTGTCACCCAGGGCAGGGCCACCTCTCATATTACCCAGCGCCACCATCCATGTCACCCAGGGCCACCTACCGTGTCACCCAGGGCACTGCCATCTCTCGTATCACCCAGGGCCACCTACCAGGGCCACCTAACATGTCACCCAGGGCAGGGCCACCATCCATGTCACCCAGGGCCACCTCTGGTGTCACACCCAGGGCCACCACCATCCATGTCACCCAGGACCACCTACCATGTCACCCAAGGCCACCTCTGGTGTCACACCCAGGGCCATCACCATCCATCTCACCCAGGGCCACCTCTGGTACCACCCAGGGCCACCATCCATGCCACCCAGGTCCATCTCTGGTGTCACCCGGGGTTGTGGGGACACCGGGGAGGGGACAGTCCCGGGGagtgggggggtgtgtgtgggggcaGACGGTCCGACGGTCCCGGGTGGCCCTGGCAGTGGGTGGCAGGCCCAGGCTGGCTCCTGCCGGGTAATTAGGTAATTAGCGCTAATTACGCCACCCAGATGGGAGCCGAGTAACTGGGAGAACCGGTTGGACCCAGCCCTGGCGCTGGCTGAGATaatgcctcccctcccccacctccgtgtccccccccccccccgctcctcCCCCATCTCTGTCCCccacctctcctctcccacctcttcccccccccccccgtcccctccCCGCCCGTCCCCCACCTCTGTGACCCCCCGCCCCTCCTCCACCTCCGTGacccccccgccctcccccacctctgtcccctcccctgcccctcccccacctCTGGGTGGCTCTGGGGCACCTtgtccccacccccccacccccctcgtGTCACTCCTCCTGTGCCCCACACCCCGCTCCTATGTCCCCGTTCCCCCCCGATCCCCCCCCCATTGCTCCCGTGTCCCCTTGGGTACCTCACatcaccccaccccccacccgggatctcctgtcccctcctggatcccctgcccccacccctggGATCCTCTGTGTCACCTTGATGTCACCCGGTCCCCTACATTTCCCAGGGGATCAGGGATCTGGACAGACAGGATCCCTACGGATCTTCCTGGGGGAGGGATCCCCACCAGTGGGATCTCTGTGGACCGGATCTCCACAGCCGATGGTGTCTCCACAGTGGATCTCCACAGCCAGGAACCCTGAAGATGGGGGATCCCAGCGGTTTTAAGCCTGGTGGGATCGACCTCCACGCCAGGGGATCCTCATGCCCTCCCTATCCCTTCATGGAGGGGATCCCAGGGTGGATCCCTGAGGATGGGGGATCCTGGTGGTTTGAAGCCTGGTGGGATCGACCTCCACGCCGAGGGTTCCCCACGCCCTATCCTTTCACGGAGGGGATCCCAGTGTCCTTTCATGGAGGGGATCCCAGTGGACGAGATCTCTTCCCACCACATCCCTCCATCGGGACCACTGTGGCCCAGCTGCCCCATTGAAGGGATCCCCAGGGATGGGATCCCCAGGGGTGATCTCCGCAGCTGAGCACCCCACGGAAAAGATCTCCAACGACCATAGCCAAGATCTCCATGGACCAAGCCTCCACTGATGAGTTTTCTACGGGCCAGATCTCCACGAATGGGATCTTAGTGAACCAGACATCCATGGGCTGGGATCCCAGTGGATGGGATCTTTGTGGACCAGATCCCCACGGGAGAAGCTCACCATGAACAGGAGGCTGGTGGATCAGGTCTCCTTGGCCCAGATCTCCACAGGACCTCCGTGTCACCTCCCACCTTGGAGATCCTCCAGACCCCCCGTGTggttggggctgggggaggtgaCCCCCCCACAGGGGGTTGGGGACAACATCCAGGTGGGGGGACACGTGACACCCCCCTGTCCCCCTGGTTGTCCCCTTGACTCACCAGAAGAGACTCGCAGAGCTCAGCGGGGTTGTCACCAGGGGGTGGCCTCACCCAGCGCTCGCCCACGTCCACTGCCTTAATCATCAGGGACGTGCGACCAGGTGCCAAAGGAAGGTGTACAAGTAGGTTCCTGGAGACCTCCAGGCCAGTGGT includes the following:
- the LOC102058548 gene encoding LOW QUALITY PROTEIN: kallikrein-11-like (The sequence of the model RefSeq protein was modified relative to this genomic sequence to represent the inferred CDS: deleted 1 base in 1 codon): MWTTPTLNLDAFGSISFITVRLGGRRHRDSGREQLRRSAKVFKYPHYNETNKDGDLMLLKFLLPVHVNRRVKPLPLASHCPVPGKTCQISGWGSTTSPEVTFPEDLHCTKVTIVSEEQCRRVYPNSITSNMVCAGESRSRADSCQGDSGGPLMCDGRLQGIVSWGPGVCGDPKKPGVYVNLCKYTQWLQETMRRN